A region of the Bombus pyrosoma isolate SC7728 linkage group LG15, ASM1482585v1, whole genome shotgun sequence genome:
tgcttTATTCAGAATTACTTTGCGTTGCTAGTTTGATTTCATTTTagctttattctttctttttccttttattgtTTGGCACAGCTAGTGGTGAGGGTGTGTTTGGCAGTAATGGGGGAGGGAATAATGGTGGTAATCCACACAATAAATTGGATGACAATAATTGCCCCAGACAAACCTGGATTCCTACACCTCATCATCCTACAACACGTAACATTCATCATCGTACGTATATAATAGAATGCTTTCTtatattctacaatattttctgTCTACTTGCCAGTTAATTTTTGTTGCTTTGtgctaattttataaaaattcgtagtaATCTTAcatagtaattaatttcagaaattctGGCCAAAGTttgaattaattgatattttatgttatgttGCCTGTATTGTGTACgagttacatttaattttgcaGCAGTAGTACATCCAATGAGTCACACCGTAGGTAGCCAACAGCAGTCATTGAGTACATCTAGTGGAGGCAGTGGGGCACAGATACTGAGTCCTTCACAAGGACAATCTACTGAAACATTTTATGGGACAAATACACCTCCTCAAGATCTTAATCAACCACCTACTGTTGATGCATTAGCAGCATCTTTAGGTATGCAATCTCAATCAATCATGCTTTaatgtttgttaaatataattcgcTTTTTTAACAGGTGAAGGTCAAAATTCTCCTGTATCACCTGTACATCTTCATCATCCAAATGGATTTCCAGTAGGCACAGCTGCTTATAATTCAGGAGCACCACAATGGACTGGACCTAATACTCTTACATATACTCAAAGTATGCAGCCTCCAGATCATAGACATCTTCATCCTACCTCCTATTGTGAGTTAGTGATAAACATTATGTTATAGTATTCTAACAATATCATAACTGACATTTTTATTAGGGGGTGGCCACGGAGGTGAAGTAGGTGGAAACATTGGTGGTTTATTGTCTACACAGCCAGCACCAGAATACTGGTGTTCAGTTGGTTACTTTGAATTAGATACTCAAGTAGGTGAAACGTTTAAAGTAAGCAGCGGTTGCCCTACCGTAACAGTCGATGGTTATGTCGATCCAAGCGGCGGTAATAGATTTTGCTTAGGAGCTTTGAGTAATGTACACAGAACAGAACAAAGCGAAAAAGCTCGTCTTCATATaggtataataaattacttctTCCTTAATTTTTAGTCttcataattaataactgTATTGTCATGAACTTTTCAGGAAAAGGAGTTGTGTTAGATTTAAGGGGTGAAGGAGACGTTTGGTTAAGATGCCAAAGTGAACATAGTGTTTTTGTACAGTCTTATTATTTAGACAGGGAAGCAGGTCGTGCACCCGGTGATGCTGTGCATAAAATTTATCCCTCTGCATATATTAAAGTCTTTGATTTACGGCAATGTCATAAGCAAATGAGAGGACAAGCCGCTACTGCACAAGCCGCAGCTGCGGCACAAGCGGCAGCTGTAGCGGGACACTTGACGCACGGTGCACCAATTACAAAAAGTTAGtatactaaaataatattaatgatgttttatatattcatatatttaagtcttttagttaatataataaactctataacataatacagGTCTTAGTGCAGCAGCAGGAATAGGTGTAGATGATCTTCGACGACTTTGCATTTTGCGTTTAAGTTTCGTAAAGGGTTGGGGTCCTGATTATCCTCGacaaagtataaaagaaaCTCCATGCTGGATAGAGGTATACACAAATTTTAGATTTGGTTGATCCACattaatcgtaaattattctaagaattaaaaacgaataaaactgTGTATCTGATATAGGTGCACTTACATCGAGCCCTTCAATTGCTGGATGAAGTCTTGCATACTATGCCAATAGATGGTCCACGGggaattgaataattttatttaattttggataatacatttatttcaaaaaagaCATCACATTACTACAAACTCTGCATCAGGtgtgcaaaatatataaaatgcataCAGATACAATATTGTGGTGTCGTTAAAGATTTTGAAAGAAGTCAACAAGATATAATATTGGTTCAAATGAAATAGTGTGAATTGTAAATCCAGATGAAAACATTATTCGAGATTTTTattgacattttttatatattttacacacATGATTGACACCGCGTAGAATAAAATGTGTGCCACGGCCTTGCATTACCGTCAACGTACAAACGTTTTGCAAAggagatattatttttcattgtgaaaaattattttttaagaaaaaaggagTGCATCTACATGAAGTGTGGGTAGAATGAAAGACTTCTATTTTAATAGGTAGTCGTTATCTGATTTAAGGggataaatacattttctacGGCATGGCCTGGTGAGCTCAGCAAAATGCGTGGGTAAAACGTGATACTTTTGGAAACATTAATAGTCATAATCTCGTTTTTTGAGATTAGCTTTGTAAGATAGCATAAGCATATTAAGTACATCCTAATTAAAGAATGAtggtaaattttaaattcactGTTAACGTCAAATATAACAACAGTAAAAAAAATggattatatacatacatatatatgaacaGTAGGAAGGTTTTCTAAGAATGCAATACGTTTCAAAGTACTGTCGGATAACAGctttaatatatagaaatactgcgataaatattatataagcCATTCTATAAATCTATGTCAATCTAGTGTCAAAGAAGCTGTAGGATGTAatcagaaagaaatttaatggaAGGAGTTTGCATAGTGAAATGTTAATGGGagcaattaaatattgaaaaaattgcattagaaaagcatatttttattatatctgtaTCGGTTGTACTGACAGTAGTTTGATACTATGTTGTTAGAGCAACCTTCTATATTGTTATCTGTTTTATACTTTACAGCCAAAAAGTATCACCACATAAATACCTGCAGTGTTTGATTTGTAATGATGTTTCGTGTCTgccctttttttattattattttttctgtaAGGACATGAATTAATCTGATagttagtattattataattattagtatAGTTGTTGGTGGTGAGacaagatgaaaatatttaaaacgtgGTACGATATAATTCTTCTAATCAACCACCAATGTTACTACTATTACCATGTAGTACttgttgaataattatacttaCTGTTTATCAaccattttattattctatattcgtacaaaatattcttatatatatgctatatttgataatattatcataCAGAGAAAACGTTGACCAAATTTTATACCTAtccgtatatgtatatacatattatatgtgtgcgtgtgtatatatacatatgtacatatatataatatgtatatatatatatacacacacacagacaCGCATATAAGCGCATATGTACGCATATCgacattttatcttttcttcaCTTATTCTAGGTAAAGAGAAAAGTTTActgcttatttttattaattggtgCGCATTGTAGTATTCTGAATTCTTGCTTCTTTGTTGTAATTGAGTAGAGATTATTTAGCTGTTTGTGTTCACATTACCCTAATATTTCTTATGTTATACTTAATCAAGGTCATTCTCATTGATAAAAGAACGAGTAGAATTTTGTACATATAGGCACATGTATGTGCATCATGTTGCAAGTAAAGAATGGGTTATTCTTGATTAAGCAACTATTGAGTTATTGTGAGatgttttattcttattatgtGAAGTTACATGTTACCTTTTATAATGAAAACAAGGTTGAAAAGAGATAGTCTCTAAcatcattaaaaaatacatcttaaagaaataaaaaaaaggagattaaaaaatgaaaatgttgtaTAGTAGGAGTAACAAAAGGATGTGCATTTGTTAATGAAGATCGAAGtgaagaataatattattaactaaatttttacaaaGGCTATATTTTAGCGATAAAATGCacgaaacataaattatatcgtcctttttttttctctaaatCAAAGGTATGAAGCTCaaataaaacggaaaaatCATGTTTAAACATACTTAACGCCAAGTTCGCTTTAGAAACACATGTGCCatcattttcatatattacCATACACAGAATAACAAACAGGattaaaagtttttataaatcCTATATTTTTACCAAACTCGTAAAATGCGAATGCAACACATCTTTAAATTGTGGTGCTTCAGTACGTCCTATAACCATAGATTTTACAAGATccagaataaaaatttgtacatcTAAATTAAGCTAAATTAAATCTATATAAGAACGTAAAAAGtggattgtaaaaattgatgCGTTTGAAACTAATTATAGTATTCTGAaatagaatatgaaataagaaaagaattgaTGTACAGGATACAATCTAAAACTTACAAACTTTACTATGGGAAATATTCTACAAACGTGTTCATATGATGTTTTAACGATGCCTCTGAACAATAGTTTCTTACATATATTGAAAGTGGTATCAAAGTGCAATAGCCCAGTCTCATGTCAAAGATACCATAACTAATAgttgtaaaagtaaataaaatgcctatgtaatttatgtttgcaattgaaaaatgataatggtaatttaataacagatactataattattattgctttttctttcacttttatcAGGGTAGTATATACAGTATATCTTgctatttaagaattttaacgatttgCTTCATATTGCATTCAATGTCGAAGCCTATACTTATAtcgttttctttatatataattttgccATTCAATGtcttataaataacattttagtTAAGTGAGGAGATTTGTTACGTTTGTTTGATTGTTATTGATCATTTCCTGtggttatttattaatattgattttacTTCCATTTTAATAGAAGGcttcattattaattacagaTTTTGAAACTCAAAGACTTGTTCTCTTAAACTTTAGAAGCATATACATAAGCACgtacaataaatatagaattatacgTTTATAATTGCTATtcatgatttaaaaaaattgtaaaataatagatttatacACTTTTTTTACTAGGTTTTACAGTTGAATTTAGACGCGAATCGttttcataatatacatattattattatattttcgataattcttGGAATTTGGTTGCAAAGCGGCGATTTAACTGTCATTGtttgtttttcaaacaaattgtGTATATTTAAACCAAAGATATTTCGACGACACGATTACATCATGATAtgttacgaatatatatatacgaaatgtaaaagtaattattctTAACAAGTACGTCGCAATACATAATGCAAGTAGACACgcatataaacattttaaaccGTATGTTGAAACACAGTCTCATTCAGGTATAGAATTTTCTGGTGTCGGAGTTACGATATTTcagtgaatattaaaaatctaagCATCatgtgaaaaattgtataatgatttttagccataaaacatttttgtgtAAAACTGTAtgatgataatacgttattagattgttaaaaaaatttgtgcACATATGTGCTAAGTATAAGTTGCAACAGTATGGATAAACAGGAAATAAGCGATAGTTAATGCAATGCCTGTATACCATATTGTAAAGCACATATGCTTACAGAACTTGAATGGATGTGTTTACAAGCTTTttgttattgtatattataaatacattacattatacatgATCATTTTCAATAAACATATTCTGTGAATTAGACAAAAATGTACTGAATTGAATATAGgagaaaagtaaatatacaaatgtagCTACCAAACATTTCTGTTTATTGagggaaattatttattgagtTGACAACATAACACTTATTTTAACTTAATGAACTTGATACAGTAGATGATTCATTTTCTTTAGGTTtgtctttataaaaattaccattGTGATCAATTGCCATATTATGGtctgtaatattttctagTGCATTGAGGATAGCTTcatcaatatttttagatgtaataaatgtttgagcttcttcttttgcttttttgATTTCTTCATCTactttcatttgtaatttcaaatcTCTTTCATTCTTTGCTTGTAGTCTCCTGGCAATTTCTTCTTGGCGAGCTTTCCTTTCTCGAGCTAATCTTTCCTCTCGTATCATAGCCACTTCTTTATtccatttatcatttatagaacaacatatttcaaaatcttgCTGCATATTTTTGTGTACAATATTTGTATCCAAAGATAATTGTGCTTCCTTTTGTTTCTCAATAAAGAAAGACCTAAGACAAAAGtatatttccttattttatatattgtagttgttgtattattataaataatattacatattacatattatttatagtaaccCATCaactgtaatatataaaataaggaATTTTACATACATTACAGATTTCATTAatgttttgtaattattatgcaaTCGTTTCAGTTCATTATATTCTTCTATAGGTATAACTGGTCTTTTTGGTACTCTATACAACTTTGATTTTGCTGTTGGTAACCAAATTGGTTTTCTCTTCCACCTTACACATTGAATATGGGGTCCATTGGATATTATATGATCGTAagcatttaaatttcttactgTCAGTATATTGATGCTAAGTGCCACTGGCGGTCGTATCattatgttaaattaattttctattataatgtaatttcttctaaaagaaacatataattataatatgttataaaacatatacTTAAACTTTAATACTTATAATActtagtatttattatagtatttataattgtCTTACATTTTACCGTAACTAATAATGTATACCTTTATGCTTATggcattaaaaaaatttatgtttttttaaaacattcgtatctacataacattataatcGAACTAGGTTAGAAACATGTTATTGcgagaaaatttcttcaacCTCTTTATTATGTAGATGTCGTTTCTGTACCAAGCGACATCCAACCCATGAAACATCACGTATATGtactaatttcaatttaattaaaaaaaaaaaaaaaaaaaaaagaattatattgtGTGTaagcgcgcgcgtgtgtgtgtaaatttacaatatgtgtatatacacataatttgttgaatatagctagaaaatttattatatgatattaaatgatttattaaatttaaatcgaatatattataataggGCATGatagaaatgatatttcaacttttcgattaaaatttaaagtgatcatttttctcgaatgggggaaaatatttttatattaatttataaaattgatgttTAAGAGTATTATTAAACTTTTCTtgtttacatatatgtaaaaaatgaaagatgcGGTGAAGTAATTAGTCTTACTTTTTGAGGACCTCATTAGACACATATAGAGCGAATGCGCCGCAGCACTTACCTACATAGCTGTattgcatttttttaaaagcagTAGTGCCAGAGATCTTGGTCCAGCGAGTACATACtatctttatttcttattttgaaCTCATTCGAATCATATACATTTTCCTTTACACTTccagataaatttttaatagaatattactcgcttaaatcataaaaacgacaaagaaaatataatgttacttTACCGAGCAAGTGCAAAATAACTGTTCTtcgcaattatttaaaaggCAAATTAAAtggcattaaattatttattggaattaaattgataacgtgaaatttagaaaaaaatatgtatagtgTTCATATGACACCGGGTAGATCTTCCGATAAACAAGGATCTTCGAAAAATGTGGATACTGAAGTGGgagtatttaaaaatcgaagaaaagaatcgatcCCAGTTAAggttttcaattatttgaaaacaCAAATGCAAACGGAAGGAATTTCAAGTAAGTGGAAATTCATTGATTAAAACAACTTTGTTAAATAGAATAACTCATAGTAATGATCACGCATCAAACACGATTTGTTGCTATTTAATAAAcgcgatattataaaatttaggaaatttataatgaattattttcttttccttattaTATGTTACTGTGGATGTAAGGCTttaagcaaatattttattagacgTTTATATTTGTGATGCTtgctgtttattttttattaaaatatataatgatatacatattaatcgaggataaagaaaataaacgaaagaaaaattttttatttcactcctgcttaattttcaaataatcttcTGAAGCTTCTTTAACGATTAACATCTTCCGCATTCGTTTCTTTGTcctcgttttataaaaaaaattgtatgttttCTTATGTATATTAGGTATATctattaattccttttttttttgccaaatttgtatttttacaaacacTAACTTAAGAAAATCAGAATCCTACTCTTTTTCGAGCTTTTAACagtagtatatttttttataattgcaCTTTCGTTAAAGtgaaaaaatagttttacatgatcgttataacataatgatTTACTCTTTTTGAACTAGATTAAACAAGGCAATTTCCTACTAATCAtgtttgatttaaatatataaataatgtataattacttttctctaaattacttaatatcattatttttttttatcctttttctttttcgatgatacatacaattttatgtACTACTAAGagtgtacatttttttttattgagtttaatttttagaaagatCATCTACTTATCTAATGGCTCAGTATTCATCACTGAAAATAAACAATCTGAGACTTCAATCTTTAAATCTTCgcatatatttacatctttttcGGTTGTCGTTTcataattcgaataattgttCGGCCACACCTCTGAAATTGAATCTTCACTTCCCGCAATTTCACTTTTCGCACCATCCGCAACTGACTCTCTTAAATCAGAATTGCTATTTGACATTGATGTATATAATACCCGGGATTCGTCCGTAGTTTCCCTAACTTTAGTTTGTAAACTAGCCATTCGCATTCCGGACGAAGTATCATTGTAGAGTAGCCAACATGGAGAAAAGGAATGTTGTCTGTATTCTGCAACAAATCTCTCTTTTTGGGAGCAAGTTACACTTGATGAGACTTGCGTATGTGTAACAATAGGGGCTATGTAACAATATACACAAGACGTCTGATCTAATTTCGATAAATCTATACGCTTGGTACTAatgatattcaaaatattttctaaaatagaaTGTGAAGACATCTTAGTGATTCTTTTCGGATAAAATGGatctaatatttctaaaaatagtaaaaatatacaaatgtattatttttctttacatttttaaatatattatttaaaagcaaTAGTACATACCATTTGTTTGTAACTTTTCTGTCATATTAGATATATCCCTATGAACATCAGATTCTGTTTGTATTATAGAGTTACAATTTTGTTCAGGTTGTCctacattttcatataatgGGATAGTTCCTTCATTATTGCGCGAACAAGAGTATTCATATGGTAGATTAGAGTTATAGTGATTATTGTTAGAAAATGTCTGTGACGTAGTAGATGCATAAGATTCTTGAtctatatttgtatttgaaaaGGAATGTGTATACTGCAAATATTCTCCAGTAGTTTCTGTACTgcatttaatcaaattttgtaaataatatgtattattgcaGTCAGATTGCACATGAGGAATGATGTTTGTGTCACAATACTGATTTTCTTCCAGTGTattcaaattcaataaattttgattgGAATTGTATGGATGTACGGTTTCTGTCATTCGATATTGACACGTTAAGCTTTCATCATTTATGGGCTTGTTTAAAGCATCAGATCCTATATTATCACAATACATagtctgaaatatttttgatgatTGGACATCTGATGTTGGACAGTTATTATCTACTGTATCCATATCACTAGTAATAGTCCAGTTTTCATAATCTTGATGCATGACAATATTTGTACTGGGGTATTtatattgattaatattttcatttgttaagacatttgaaatttgttgacCAATTTCTTCAACACTTTTTACAAAAGTTggttcatttaaaaaatattccccCTTTATACCACTTAGAAGACCATAACATTCTGTAttgttttccaaaatttcttcattatcCTGATTATCTGATTCAGCAGTTAAAGTGTCAGAATTATCTAACAAGTTATTAGACTGGTACTGTTCCACTGACAAAAATCTGCCAAGTACAGGACTAGCTATTTCTCCCAAATTTGCACCAACTGGTgcttgtaacatttttttaagaagTATAGATCCTTGTACATTACTATTTGTAT
Encoded here:
- the LOC122575716 gene encoding mothers against decapentaplegic homolog 4 isoform X2, whose translation is MVGLAGGGGHLYPSPPMQPNPELREMTGIAPSAPTSADACLSIVHSLMCHRQGGESEGFSKRAIESLVKKLKEKRDELDSLITAITTNGAHPSKCVTIQRTLDGRLQVAGRKGFPHVIYARIWRWPDLHKNELKHVKYCQFAFDLKCDSVCVNPYHYERVVSPGIDPFFTDLSGLTLQSGVGVGPGGRLVKDEYSVGGGGSAAAGAVGSAMDVDGEMNQTIQHHPPAQPTSSNSTQPSQQTFIPGLAPPNPTSGEGVFGSNGGGNNGGNPHNKLDDNNCPRQTWIPTPHHPTTRNIHHLVHPMSHTVGSQQQSLSTSSGGSGAQILSPSQGQSTETFYGTNTPPQDLNQPPTVDALAASLGEGQNSPVSPVHLHHPNGFPVGTAAYNSGAPQWTGPNTLTYTQSMQPPDHRHLHPTSYWGGHGGEVGGNIGGLLSTQPAPEYWCSVGYFELDTQVGETFKVSSGCPTVTVDGYVDPSGGNRFCLGALSNVHRTEQSEKARLHIGKGVVLDLRGEGDVWLRCQSEHSVFVQSYYLDREAGRAPGDAVHKIYPSAYIKVFDLRQCHKQMRGQAATAQAAAAAQAAAVAGHLTHGAPITKSLSAAAGIGVDDLRRLCILRLSFVKGWGPDYPRQSIKETPCWIEVHLHRALQLLDEVLHTMPIDGPRGIE
- the LOC122575716 gene encoding mothers against decapentaplegic homolog 4 isoform X4 translates to MVGLAGGGGHLYPSPPMQPNPELREMTGIAPSAPTSADACLSIVHSLMCHRQGGESEGFSKRAIESLVKKLKEKRDELDSLITAITTNGAHPSKCVTIQRTLDGRLQVAGRKGFPHVIYARIWRWPDLHKNELKHVKYCQFAFDLKCDSVCVNPYHYERVVSPGIDPFFTDLSGLTLQSGVGVGPGGRLVKDEYSVGGGGSAAAGAVGSAMDVDGEMNQTIQHHPPAQPTSSNSTQPSQQTFIPGLAPPNPTSGEGVFGSNGGGNNGGNPHNKLDDNNCPRQTWIPTPHHPTTRNIHHRSQQQSLSTSSGGSGAQILSPSQGQSTETFYGTNTPPQDLNQPPTVDALAASLGEGQNSPVSPVHLHHPNGFPVGTAAYNSGAPQWTGPNTLTYTQSMQPPDHRHLHPTSYWGGHGGEVGGNIGGLLSTQPAPEYWCSVGYFELDTQVGETFKVSSGCPTVTVDGYVDPSGGNRFCLGALSNVHRTEQSEKARLHIGKGVVLDLRGEGDVWLRCQSEHSVFVQSYYLDREAGRAPGDAVHKIYPSAYIKVFDLRQCHKQMRGQAATAQAAAAAQAAAVAGHLTHGAPITKSLSAAAGIGVDDLRRLCILRLSFVKGWGPDYPRQSIKETPCWIEVHLHRALQLLDEVLHTMPIDGPRGIE
- the LOC122575716 gene encoding mothers against decapentaplegic homolog 4 isoform X1; amino-acid sequence: MVGLAGGGGHLYPSPPMQPNPELREMTGIAPSAPTSADACLSIVHSLMCHRQGGESEGFSKRAIESLVKKLKEKRDELDSLITAITTNGAHPSKCVTIQRTLDGRLQVAGRKGFPHVIYARIWRWPDLHKNELKHVKYCQFAFDLKCDSVCVNPYHYERVVSPGIDPFFTDLSGLTLQSGVGVGPGGRLVKDEYSVGGGGSAAAGAVGSAMDVDGEMNQTIQHHPPAQPTSSNSTQPSQQTFIPGLAPPNPTSGEGVFGSNGGGNNGGNPHNKLDDNNCPRQTWIPTPHHPTTRNIHHPVVHPMSHTVGSQQQSLSTSSGGSGAQILSPSQGQSTETFYGTNTPPQDLNQPPTVDALAASLGEGQNSPVSPVHLHHPNGFPVGTAAYNSGAPQWTGPNTLTYTQSMQPPDHRHLHPTSYWGGHGGEVGGNIGGLLSTQPAPEYWCSVGYFELDTQVGETFKVSSGCPTVTVDGYVDPSGGNRFCLGALSNVHRTEQSEKARLHIGKGVVLDLRGEGDVWLRCQSEHSVFVQSYYLDREAGRAPGDAVHKIYPSAYIKVFDLRQCHKQMRGQAATAQAAAAAQAAAVAGHLTHGAPITKSLSAAAGIGVDDLRRLCILRLSFVKGWGPDYPRQSIKETPCWIEVHLHRALQLLDEVLHTMPIDGPRGIE
- the LOC122575716 gene encoding mothers against decapentaplegic homolog 4 isoform X3, whose amino-acid sequence is MVGLAGGGGHLYPSPPMQPNPELREMTGIAPSAPTSADACLSIVHSLMCHRQGGESEGFSKRAIESLVKKLKEKRDELDSLITAITTNGAHPSKCVTIQRTLDGRLQVAGRKGFPHVIYARIWRWPDLHKNELKHVKYCQFAFDLKCDSVCVNPYHYERVVSPGIDLSGLTLQSGVGVGPGGRLVKDEYSVGGGGSAAAGAVGSAMDVDGEMNQTIQHHPPAQPTSSNSTQPSQQTFIPGLAPPNPTSGEGVFGSNGGGNNGGNPHNKLDDNNCPRQTWIPTPHHPTTRNIHHPVVHPMSHTVGSQQQSLSTSSGGSGAQILSPSQGQSTETFYGTNTPPQDLNQPPTVDALAASLGEGQNSPVSPVHLHHPNGFPVGTAAYNSGAPQWTGPNTLTYTQSMQPPDHRHLHPTSYWGGHGGEVGGNIGGLLSTQPAPEYWCSVGYFELDTQVGETFKVSSGCPTVTVDGYVDPSGGNRFCLGALSNVHRTEQSEKARLHIGKGVVLDLRGEGDVWLRCQSEHSVFVQSYYLDREAGRAPGDAVHKIYPSAYIKVFDLRQCHKQMRGQAATAQAAAAAQAAAVAGHLTHGAPITKSLSAAAGIGVDDLRRLCILRLSFVKGWGPDYPRQSIKETPCWIEVHLHRALQLLDEVLHTMPIDGPRGIE
- the LOC122575716 gene encoding mothers against decapentaplegic homolog 4 isoform X5; its protein translation is MVGLAGGGGHLYPSPPMQPNPELREMTGIAPSAPTSADACLSIVHSLMCHRQGGESEGFSKRAIESLVKKLKEKRDELDSLITAITTNGAHPSKCVTIQRTLDGRLQVAGRKGFPHVIYARIWRWPDLHKNELKHVKYCQFAFDLKCDSVCVNPYHYERVVSPGIDPFFTDLSGLTLQSGVGVGPGGRLVKDEYSVGGGGSAAAGAVGSAMDVDGEMNQTIQHHPPAQPTSSNSTQPSQQTFIPGLAPPNPTVVHPMSHTVGSQQQSLSTSSGGSGAQILSPSQGQSTETFYGTNTPPQDLNQPPTVDALAASLGEGQNSPVSPVHLHHPNGFPVGTAAYNSGAPQWTGPNTLTYTQSMQPPDHRHLHPTSYWGGHGGEVGGNIGGLLSTQPAPEYWCSVGYFELDTQVGETFKVSSGCPTVTVDGYVDPSGGNRFCLGALSNVHRTEQSEKARLHIGKGVVLDLRGEGDVWLRCQSEHSVFVQSYYLDREAGRAPGDAVHKIYPSAYIKVFDLRQCHKQMRGQAATAQAAAAAQAAAVAGHLTHGAPITKSLSAAAGIGVDDLRRLCILRLSFVKGWGPDYPRQSIKETPCWIEVHLHRALQLLDEVLHTMPIDGPRGIE
- the LOC122575716 gene encoding mothers against decapentaplegic homolog 4 isoform X6, with product MVGLAGGGGHLYPSPPMQPNPELREMTGIAPSAPTSADACLSIVHSLMCHRQGGESEGFSKRAIESLVKKLKEKRDELDSLITAITTNGAHPSKCVTIQRTLDGRLQVAGRKGFPHVIYARIWRWPDLHKNELKHVKYCQFAFDLKCDSVCVNPYHYERVVSPGIDPFFTDLSGLTLQSGVGVGPGGRLVKDEYSVGGGGSAAAGAVGSAMDVDGEMNQTIQHHPPAQPTSSNSTQPSQQTFIPGLAPPNPSSQQQSLSTSSGGSGAQILSPSQGQSTETFYGTNTPPQDLNQPPTVDALAASLGEGQNSPVSPVHLHHPNGFPVGTAAYNSGAPQWTGPNTLTYTQSMQPPDHRHLHPTSYWGGHGGEVGGNIGGLLSTQPAPEYWCSVGYFELDTQVGETFKVSSGCPTVTVDGYVDPSGGNRFCLGALSNVHRTEQSEKARLHIGKGVVLDLRGEGDVWLRCQSEHSVFVQSYYLDREAGRAPGDAVHKIYPSAYIKVFDLRQCHKQMRGQAATAQAAAAAQAAAVAGHLTHGAPITKSLSAAAGIGVDDLRRLCILRLSFVKGWGPDYPRQSIKETPCWIEVHLHRALQLLDEVLHTMPIDGPRGIE
- the LOC122575739 gene encoding probable 28S ribosomal protein S26, mitochondrial, encoding MIRPPVALSINILTVRNLNAYDHIISNGPHIQCVRWKRKPIWLPTAKSKLYRVPKRPVIPIEEYNELKRLHNNYKTLMKSVMSFFIEKQKEAQLSLDTNIVHKNMQQDFEICCSINDKWNKEVAMIREERLARERKARQEEIARRLQAKNERDLKLQMKVDEEIKKAKEEAQTFITSKNIDEAILNALENITDHNMAIDHNGNFYKDKPKENESSTVSSSLS
- the LOC122575769 gene encoding uncharacterized protein LOC122575769 is translated as MNGNDISSLSYKELQALALRYRVPGNIKKKLLIKVLQAAKGGNENEVGRLLQDLKQNRKRKMRKVKVGKLGLTSTPLHSPDYGMADDYYCPQQQPPYQWVGAEEEITNRDDNNRIPHYEEFKQFLIKRIQREFQTYDTNNNQIQDSTIVDLRTATVSTDVQKVPLDVSNYSKSNIVPVNNVNSIYQPNDNVEYQTLEDTNSNVQGSILLKKMLQAPVGANLGEIASPVLGRFLSVEQYQSNNLLDNSDTLTAESDNQDNEEILENNTECYGLLSGIKGEYFLNEPTFVKSVEEIGQQISNVLTNENINQYKYPSTNIVMHQDYENWTITSDMDTVDNNCPTSDVQSSKIFQTMYCDNIGSDALNKPINDESLTCQYRMTETVHPYNSNQNLLNLNTLEENQYCDTNIIPHVQSDCNNTYYLQNLIKCSTETTGEYLQYTHSFSNTNIDQESYASTTSQTFSNNNHYNSNLPYEYSCSRNNEGTIPLYENVGQPEQNCNSIIQTESDVHRDISNMTEKLQTNEILDPFYPKRITKMSSHSILENILNIISTKRIDLSKLDQTSCVYCYIAPIVTHTQVSSSVTCSQKERFVAEYRQHSFSPCWLLYNDTSSGMRMASLQTKVRETTDESRVLYTSMSNSNSDLRESVADGAKSEIAGSEDSISEVWPNNYSNYETTTEKDVNICEDLKIEVSDCLFSVMNTEPLDK